Proteins co-encoded in one Pseudomonas beijingensis genomic window:
- a CDS encoding type VI secretion system protein: MSTLNIVVLVLLAIVVVLSVAALIWWLRTQGGAAIRSFYGAVRHMEQEQGTRDRYQMPWLMMLGNETDGAQLCTQWRLQPTDKVAWFGRWFCDAEGAVLVVPQALFLPDEGMNRQRGNWWRLLGLMLRLRSKRPLDAVIWTVPFSTLDDIEHTTELSLKVRRCFIDLLQRFGLSLPVYVVITGMEELPGFQELVSALPAEARESMLGWSSPYLPDAAWQSQWSDQALDQVNAALSQSIIEIGALSGQLGTDLYGLPERFESLRRALQILLEPVFQGNAQGEAPRFRGVYFTASQAPAVSGDGLTAADSAQRQTVFARQLWSRRLVAERGLAQPVPRLLRLRQRGHRLAAAAALVVGLVWLGSMVWVWHDSVEEAEGLSRLILGAHKNHLVVDPDEPQLEPTRHNVQNYWNVLEKAPRWRFVSVVFPTSWFSSVDTQLENGLRLTARHHWILPLRDLLNADLEQLKSIRNTERRGNVESEDPAQWQSYVKAKALVDLAVRLEQHNQMFSQVVNDPKAPLDELVQLSNTALSLGLNTGTLSRAHFYNRVLFDAQNSDLKGLDLNAARPVIADNFTGLMQRWLDHYFLADNFVRQAGYLKLHLQQLEAGSGNSLSELEDLMALIDDLQTLVSLTNSAWGRGKGQDLVPGYSQMLDKVSHSALLGPDIEQDLESQAAKLQQSFRDQWIVQTGSRDNLLVQQGSGLLVLQDHVTALDGAVQALFKRDFVALALQKAPSDSNPDAMGQGNGGDDFSVALNYFASYKSYASEELPRIPPDYRDALMQAAEGAAAQAMWLSLDESEESLPGMGFNVQTAQAVALQKAFMDVHRGDLAIRFQRLLNRRALAQIKSGLDEIDAQPLFSQRADIQRWDGSKNFGLQLYGASDPQDLKLSLSQQFGVMLQVAEQRMPALEWLIVQQDNLSALEHDQVARFMALNDELLKYKNQNPASSAAQLEQLVSRDFIAMDTTSCAQILQTSSLPSGRGDLAQRTIALQQGALQRCLYLQQNQAATAWNDLANYFNQYLAGRFPFAQDARASDADPARVQHLLELIDTRLPLAQAGLALSQTPERLAAEDFLNRLKQAGTWLGPLFVRDKSGILGVEMDVRWRTDRDEERGADQVIAWGLNAGNQQISYPGGSQQNLRWMVGQPVSLTLRWARNGYQRPANDPLQPNLVVRDLEAGWQYQGPWSLLRLMRSLGAAQRQPNVDYTDFPLALQLPVTAQTQARTAERTLMFVRLSLMSQGSKLPLSIPPLPTRAPRSPFMATASSPAIATREEGL, translated from the coding sequence ATGAGCACCTTGAACATCGTCGTCCTGGTGTTGCTCGCCATCGTCGTGGTGTTGTCGGTCGCGGCCCTGATCTGGTGGCTACGGACCCAGGGCGGGGCGGCCATCCGCAGTTTCTATGGTGCGGTGCGTCACATGGAGCAGGAGCAGGGCACCCGCGACCGCTATCAGATGCCCTGGCTGATGATGCTCGGCAACGAAACCGACGGTGCCCAACTGTGTACCCAGTGGCGCTTGCAACCGACCGACAAGGTGGCCTGGTTCGGGCGTTGGTTTTGCGATGCCGAAGGCGCGGTGCTGGTGGTGCCCCAGGCGCTGTTCCTGCCCGATGAAGGCATGAACCGGCAGCGGGGCAACTGGTGGCGCCTGCTCGGGCTGATGTTGCGCTTGCGCAGCAAGCGGCCATTGGATGCGGTGATCTGGACCGTGCCGTTCAGTACCCTTGATGACATCGAGCACACCACCGAGCTGAGCCTCAAGGTCCGGCGCTGCTTCATCGACCTTCTGCAACGCTTCGGCCTCAGCCTGCCGGTGTATGTGGTGATCACCGGGATGGAAGAACTGCCCGGGTTCCAGGAACTGGTCAGCGCGCTGCCCGCCGAGGCGCGGGAGTCGATGCTGGGCTGGTCGTCGCCGTATTTGCCGGACGCGGCGTGGCAGTCGCAGTGGAGTGACCAGGCGCTGGACCAGGTCAACGCGGCACTGTCGCAGTCGATCATCGAGATCGGTGCGCTGTCGGGACAATTGGGCACCGATCTTTATGGCTTGCCGGAGCGTTTCGAAAGCTTGCGGCGGGCCTTGCAGATCCTGCTGGAACCGGTGTTCCAAGGCAACGCCCAAGGCGAAGCGCCGCGTTTTCGCGGGGTGTATTTCACCGCCAGCCAGGCGCCGGCCGTCAGCGGCGACGGCTTGACCGCCGCCGACAGCGCCCAGCGGCAAACCGTGTTCGCCCGGCAGTTGTGGTCGCGGCGGCTGGTGGCCGAACGTGGCCTGGCCCAGCCGGTGCCACGGCTGTTGCGCTTGCGCCAGCGCGGGCATCGCTTGGCCGCGGCGGCGGCGTTGGTGGTGGGCCTGGTCTGGCTGGGGAGCATGGTCTGGGTCTGGCACGATTCGGTGGAAGAAGCCGAGGGACTGTCGCGGTTGATCCTCGGCGCCCATAAGAACCACCTGGTGGTCGACCCTGACGAACCGCAACTGGAGCCGACCCGGCACAACGTGCAGAACTACTGGAACGTGCTGGAAAAAGCCCCACGCTGGCGCTTCGTCTCGGTGGTCTTTCCCACCTCGTGGTTCTCTTCCGTGGACACGCAACTGGAGAATGGCTTGCGCCTGACCGCCCGGCATCATTGGATATTGCCGTTGCGGGATTTGTTGAACGCCGACCTGGAACAGCTCAAGTCCATCCGTAACACCGAGCGGCGGGGCAACGTCGAGAGCGAAGACCCGGCGCAATGGCAGAGCTACGTGAAGGCCAAGGCACTGGTGGACCTGGCGGTGCGCCTGGAACAGCATAACCAGATGTTCAGCCAGGTGGTGAACGATCCCAAGGCGCCGCTGGACGAACTGGTGCAACTGAGCAATACCGCGTTGTCCCTGGGCCTCAACACCGGCACCTTGAGCCGCGCCCATTTCTACAACCGGGTGCTGTTCGATGCCCAGAACAGCGATTTGAAAGGGCTGGACCTGAACGCCGCGCGCCCGGTGATCGCCGATAACTTCACCGGCCTGATGCAGCGCTGGCTGGACCATTACTTTCTGGCGGACAACTTCGTGCGCCAGGCCGGTTATCTCAAGCTGCACCTGCAACAGCTGGAGGCCGGCAGCGGCAATTCCTTGAGCGAACTCGAAGACCTGATGGCGCTGATCGACGATTTGCAGACGCTGGTCAGCCTGACCAATTCGGCCTGGGGCCGAGGCAAGGGCCAGGATTTGGTACCCGGCTACAGCCAGATGCTGGACAAGGTCAGTCACAGCGCTTTGCTGGGGCCGGATATCGAGCAGGACCTGGAGAGCCAGGCGGCGAAGTTGCAGCAGAGTTTTCGCGACCAGTGGATCGTCCAAACCGGTTCTCGAGACAACCTGCTGGTGCAACAGGGCAGTGGCCTGCTGGTCCTGCAGGATCATGTCACGGCACTGGACGGTGCGGTGCAGGCGTTGTTCAAGCGCGACTTCGTGGCGTTGGCCCTGCAGAAGGCCCCGTCGGACAGTAACCCCGATGCGATGGGCCAGGGTAATGGCGGCGATGATTTCAGCGTCGCGCTGAACTACTTCGCCAGCTACAAGAGCTATGCCAGTGAAGAACTGCCGCGCATTCCGCCGGATTACCGTGACGCGCTGATGCAGGCCGCCGAAGGTGCCGCCGCACAGGCCATGTGGTTGAGCCTGGATGAAAGCGAGGAGTCGTTGCCCGGCATGGGCTTCAACGTGCAAACGGCCCAGGCCGTGGCGTTGCAAAAAGCCTTCATGGATGTGCACCGCGGCGACCTGGCGATCCGTTTCCAGCGTCTGCTCAATCGCCGGGCATTGGCGCAGATCAAGAGTGGCCTGGACGAAATCGATGCCCAGCCGCTGTTCAGCCAGCGGGCCGATATCCAGCGCTGGGATGGTTCGAAAAACTTCGGCTTGCAGCTCTACGGTGCCAGCGATCCACAAGACTTGAAGCTGAGCCTGAGCCAGCAATTCGGCGTGATGCTGCAGGTCGCCGAGCAACGAATGCCTGCCCTGGAATGGCTGATCGTCCAGCAGGACAACCTGTCGGCCCTGGAGCACGATCAGGTGGCGCGCTTCATGGCCCTCAACGATGAGTTGCTCAAGTACAAGAACCAGAACCCTGCCAGTTCGGCGGCCCAGTTGGAGCAATTGGTGAGCCGGGATTTTATCGCCATGGACACCACCTCCTGCGCGCAGATCTTGCAGACCTCCAGCCTGCCCAGCGGGCGCGGTGACCTGGCCCAGCGCACGATCGCCTTGCAGCAGGGTGCCCTGCAACGCTGCCTGTACCTGCAACAGAACCAGGCGGCGACCGCCTGGAATGACCTGGCCAACTATTTCAATCAGTACCTGGCCGGGCGTTTTCCGTTTGCCCAGGATGCGCGAGCCAGCGATGCCGACCCGGCGCGGGTCCAGCACCTGCTGGAGCTGATCGACACGCGCCTGCCTCTGGCCCAGGCCGGGTTGGCGTTGAGCCAAACGCCGGAGCGGTTGGCGGCCGAGGATTTTCTCAACCGTTTGAAACAGGCCGGCACCTGGCTCGGGCCGCTGTTCGTGCGTGACAAGAGTGGCATTCTGGGCGTGGAGATGGACGTGCGCTGGCGCACCGATCGTGATGAAGAGCGCGGCGCCGACCAGGTGATCGCCTGGGGCCTGAACGCCGGCAACCAGCAGATCAGCTACCCCGGAGGCAGCCAGCAGAACCTGCGCTGGATGGTGGGTCAGCCCGTGAGTCTGACCTTGCGCTGGGCCCGTAACGGGTACCAGCGTCCGGCCAACGACCCCTTGCAACCGAACCTGGTGGTGCGCGACCTGGAGGCCGGTTGGCAGTACCAGGGGCCCTGGTCATTACTGCGCCTGATGCGCTCGCTGGGGGCGGCCCAGCGCCAGCCGAATGTCGACTACACTGATTTTCCCCTGGCCCTGCAACTGCCGGTCACTGCCCAGACCCAGGCCCGCACGGCGGAGCGGACACTGATGTTCGTGCGCCTGTCGTTGATGAGCCAGGGCTCCAAGCTGCCGTTGTCGATCCCGCCGCTGCCGACGCGGGCACCCCGTTCACCTTTCATGGCGACCGCATCGAGCCCCGCCATCGCCACCCGTGAGGAGGGCCTGTGA
- the tssF gene encoding type VI secretion system baseplate subunit TssF, producing MSDSIDPQLLDYYQRELTWLRHAGSLFAERYPKVARRLALSPGECPDPHVERLLEGFALLAARLQRRLDDDYAEFSDALLEQLYPLAMRPLPSCAIVQFEPDPSKGNLNEGYPLPRDTPLFVTTDTGQSIHFRTTAAVHLWPVHIGEALLLGSDEAQALTGVVQARSALRLELRCLGESQWSTLGIDSLRVHLAASPMINAGLYDLLGAHAIKVLAGAPGSVPEPLAGLPQIVGFASDQVLLPDEDGVHPGMRLLAEYFAFPDKFSFFDLPLAGATSDSQSLYLYIVFDRAPTSRLPLQASDIALGCTPVINLFPRTSEPLRPDGTRSEYRLVADSHRENSVEIHSIRGMRAISGQGVRKVPAYYGSQHGNDQTCYWHARRVSGMSPNRLGTDVMVSLVDTQFDPLADTRDYSLTAELLCTNRHLAQSLPAGTPLGFERPGPVAWARLRNPPSPQSLPRLDGESRWRLVSQLTLNHLSLVEGPQALDALREILQLHNLRDEASAHRQIEGVSGLSCDRVIAHVGEDAWRGWRNGLEVRLQLDPQHFVGSSAVLFSGVLAQFFSLYATANRFVRTVLVQSDKEVKTWQPQAGKPLVL from the coding sequence ATGAGCGACTCGATTGATCCGCAACTGCTGGACTATTACCAACGCGAGCTGACCTGGTTGCGCCACGCCGGGAGCCTGTTCGCCGAGCGTTACCCCAAGGTCGCCCGGCGCCTGGCGTTGTCTCCCGGCGAATGCCCCGACCCCCACGTCGAGCGCCTGCTGGAAGGGTTCGCCCTACTGGCCGCGCGCTTGCAACGGCGGCTGGATGACGACTACGCCGAATTCAGCGATGCCCTGCTCGAACAGCTTTACCCGTTGGCCATGCGGCCCTTGCCGTCCTGCGCCATCGTGCAGTTCGAGCCCGACCCGAGCAAAGGCAACTTGAACGAGGGCTATCCGCTGCCTCGCGACACGCCGCTGTTCGTCACCACCGACACAGGCCAGAGCATTCATTTTCGCACTACGGCCGCCGTGCATCTGTGGCCAGTACACATCGGCGAAGCACTGCTGTTGGGCAGTGATGAAGCCCAGGCGCTGACCGGGGTGGTCCAGGCCCGCTCGGCCTTGCGCCTGGAACTGCGTTGCCTGGGGGAAAGCCAGTGGTCGACGCTGGGGATCGACTCGCTACGGGTGCACCTGGCGGCGTCACCGATGATCAACGCCGGGCTATACGATTTGCTGGGCGCTCACGCCATCAAGGTCCTGGCCGGCGCGCCGGGCAGCGTACCCGAGCCACTGGCTGGCCTGCCGCAGATCGTCGGCTTCGCCAGCGATCAGGTCTTGCTGCCGGACGAGGACGGCGTGCACCCTGGCATGCGCCTGCTGGCCGAATACTTTGCCTTCCCGGATAAATTCAGCTTCTTCGACCTGCCCCTGGCCGGCGCCACCAGCGACAGCCAGTCCTTGTACCTGTACATCGTGTTCGACCGTGCCCCCACCAGCCGCCTGCCGCTCCAGGCCAGCGACATTGCCCTGGGCTGCACCCCGGTGATCAACCTGTTCCCCCGAACGTCCGAACCCCTGCGCCCGGACGGCACCCGCAGCGAGTACCGGCTGGTGGCCGACAGTCATCGGGAAAACAGCGTCGAGATCCATAGCATCCGGGGCATGCGCGCCATCTCCGGCCAGGGCGTGCGCAAAGTGCCGGCCTACTACGGCAGCCAGCATGGCAACGACCAAACCTGCTACTGGCATGCGCGCCGGGTCAGCGGCATGAGCCCGAACCGGCTGGGCACCGACGTGATGGTCAGCCTGGTGGACACCCAGTTCGACCCGCTGGCCGACACCCGCGACTACAGCCTCACCGCCGAACTGCTGTGCACCAACCGCCACCTGGCCCAAAGCCTGCCGGCCGGTACGCCGCTGGGTTTCGAGCGTCCGGGGCCGGTGGCCTGGGCGCGCTTGCGCAACCCACCCAGCCCGCAAAGCTTGCCGCGCCTGGACGGTGAATCGCGCTGGCGGCTGGTGTCGCAATTGACCCTCAACCATCTGTCATTGGTCGAGGGCCCCCAGGCATTGGACGCACTGCGCGAGATTCTCCAATTGCACAACCTGCGGGACGAGGCCAGCGCCCATCGCCAGATCGAAGGAGTATCGGGGCTGAGCTGCGACCGCGTCATCGCCCATGTCGGCGAAGACGCCTGGCGCGGCTGGCGAAACGGCCTGGAGGTACGCCTGCAACTGGATCCGCAACACTTTGTCGGCAGTAGCGCCGTGCTCTTTTCCGGCGTACTGGCGCAGTTCTTTTCCCTTTATGCCACCGCCAATCGCTTCGTGCGCACCGTACTGGTCCAGTCCGACAAGGAGGTGAAGACATGGCAACCCCAAGCCGGCAAACCCCTGGTGCTCTGA
- a CDS encoding DotU family type IV/VI secretion system protein has translation MPDGSGGAVRSLHEAPLSSAFRQAWLKWSQEWQDLPKDSDPAVLVNRVVEFSGRSAQRLWRVAFATVGDAATEQVKALVYSFVALVDETLLFSPWPGQLAWQQHPLESRMYASRQAGERLPAAIKKLLDEQMPGTRDLANVYLQCLILGFQGRLRGEPGQLQQAKWRAALFTFAWQHDPDYVDVSQRLALAAAAPPVRMPVQQSLPDGLRLGLAILAMVLLLTGLGQVFWRDIRLELEPVLQLGESVVQEQDS, from the coding sequence ATGCCTGACGGAAGTGGCGGGGCGGTTCGGAGTCTGCATGAGGCGCCGCTGAGCAGCGCTTTTCGCCAAGCCTGGTTGAAGTGGTCCCAGGAGTGGCAAGACTTGCCCAAGGACAGCGACCCCGCAGTATTGGTCAATCGGGTGGTGGAGTTTTCCGGGCGCAGCGCCCAGCGCCTGTGGCGGGTAGCCTTCGCCACCGTCGGCGATGCGGCCACCGAGCAGGTCAAGGCGCTGGTCTATTCCTTCGTGGCGCTGGTGGACGAAACCCTGCTGTTCAGCCCCTGGCCCGGGCAACTGGCCTGGCAGCAGCACCCCCTCGAATCACGCATGTATGCCAGTCGCCAGGCGGGCGAGCGCTTGCCGGCGGCGATCAAGAAATTGCTGGACGAGCAGATGCCCGGTACCCGGGACCTGGCGAATGTCTACTTGCAGTGCCTGATCCTGGGGTTCCAGGGGCGACTGCGTGGCGAGCCCGGCCAGCTCCAGCAGGCTAAATGGCGCGCGGCGCTATTCACCTTTGCCTGGCAACACGACCCCGATTACGTCGATGTCAGCCAGCGTCTGGCGTTGGCTGCGGCGGCACCGCCGGTGCGCATGCCGGTGCAGCAGTCGTTGCCGGACGGCTTGCGCCTGGGGCTGGCGATCCTGGCAATGGTGTTGTTGCTCACCGGCCTGGGGCAGGTGTTCTGGCGTGACATTCGCCTGGAGCTCGAACCGGTGCTGCAACTGGGCGAATCAGTGGTTCAGGAGCAGGATTCATGA
- the tssB gene encoding type VI secretion system contractile sheath small subunit, with translation MAESTQHKLDRVRPPRVQITYDVEIGNAIEKKELPLVVGILADLSGKPLDPLPKLAERRFTEIDRDNFNEVLASISPRATLQVNNTLSGDDSKLNIELNFRHIDDFDPVKVVEQVTPLRRLFEARQRLRDLLTKLDGNDDLDKLLRDVIANTEGLQEIKSARPQDATQELPTVAANDDPAPAEPQA, from the coding sequence ATGGCAGAAAGTACCCAGCACAAGCTCGACAGAGTCCGCCCTCCCCGCGTCCAGATCACCTATGACGTGGAAATCGGCAACGCCATCGAGAAAAAAGAATTGCCACTAGTCGTCGGCATTCTGGCCGACCTCTCGGGCAAGCCGTTGGATCCGCTGCCCAAGCTCGCCGAGCGGCGCTTCACGGAAATCGATCGGGACAATTTCAATGAGGTGCTCGCCTCCATCTCCCCCCGAGCCACGCTGCAGGTGAACAACACCCTCAGCGGCGACGACAGCAAGCTCAACATCGAGCTCAACTTCCGCCACATCGACGACTTCGACCCGGTCAAGGTCGTCGAGCAGGTCACGCCATTGCGCCGGTTGTTCGAAGCGCGCCAACGCCTGCGGGACTTGCTGACCAAGCTCGACGGCAACGATGACCTGGACAAATTGCTGCGTGACGTGATCGCCAACACCGAAGGTCTGCAGGAGATCAAGTCGGCCCGGCCCCAGGACGCCACGCAAGAGCTGCCGACCGTCGCCGCCAACGATGACCCTGCCCCGGCCGAACCACAGGCCTGA
- the tssE gene encoding type VI secretion system baseplate subunit TssE — MAGFGLRPPLFERLSSLADDPGRAFDRQALQDSVHAELSRLFNTRRGPRALTEPPSILDYGIADWTALQQQRSDDRRQLTREIRQAITHFEPRLRLGEVEVCPVPGQPQQLCIRLSGELRGDLHAWPVAFVIEPAGDGLEVRHERLD; from the coding sequence ATGGCTGGCTTCGGGCTGCGCCCGCCCCTGTTCGAACGCCTGTCCAGCCTGGCGGACGATCCCGGGCGGGCGTTCGACCGACAGGCGTTGCAAGACTCGGTGCATGCCGAACTGTCGCGCCTGTTCAATACCCGTCGTGGCCCACGGGCACTGACCGAACCACCGAGCATCCTGGACTATGGCATCGCCGACTGGACCGCGCTGCAACAGCAGCGCAGCGATGACCGCCGTCAACTGACCCGGGAAATTCGCCAGGCCATCACCCACTTCGAACCGCGCCTGCGCCTGGGTGAGGTCGAGGTCTGCCCTGTGCCGGGCCAGCCGCAGCAACTGTGCATACGGTTGTCGGGCGAGCTGCGCGGCGACCTGCACGCCTGGCCCGTGGCCTTTGTTATCGAGCCCGCCGGCGACGGCCTGGAGGTACGCCATGAGCGACTCGATTGA
- a CDS encoding type VI secretion protein, with product MRVFFSGFFLSLTLTGCSLFAPSVDLDSLTLDVAPRANDDTPIAVDFIAVNDPDLLKQLSGITASQWFAEREQFQRDYRQLMAVWGLELVPGQFIDRQPFPLEGRRAAGLLVFASYNTPGAHRLRLDDQRKAWLKFDSREMTLVNDGQRDDSQP from the coding sequence TTGCGTGTCTTTTTTTCCGGATTTTTTTTGAGCCTGACGCTCACCGGTTGCTCGCTTTTTGCCCCCAGTGTCGATCTGGACAGCCTGACCCTGGACGTCGCGCCCCGGGCCAATGACGACACGCCGATCGCGGTGGATTTCATCGCGGTGAACGACCCGGACCTGCTCAAGCAGCTGTCAGGCATCACCGCCAGCCAATGGTTTGCCGAGCGCGAACAGTTCCAGCGCGACTATCGTCAACTCATGGCGGTGTGGGGGCTGGAGCTGGTGCCGGGGCAATTCATCGACCGCCAACCCTTCCCATTGGAGGGCCGGCGCGCCGCTGGACTTTTGGTCTTCGCCAGCTATAACACTCCCGGAGCGCACCGGCTTCGGCTGGACGATCAGCGCAAGGCCTGGCTGAAGTTCGACAGTCGCGAGATGACCCTCGTCAACGATGGCCAGCGCGACGACAGTCAACCTTGA
- the tssC gene encoding type VI secretion system contractile sheath large subunit, translated as MPASSSAQTSESTTQTLSLLDKIIAEGRMAHDDSQQDYARDMLAEFATQVLDEGMAIDKDTVAMINDRISQIDELISAQLNEVLHHPDLQKLEASWRGLHLLVQNTETSTRLKLRLLNVTQKELQNDLEKAVEFDQSALFKKIYEEEYGTFGGHPFSLLVGDYTFGRHPQDIGLLEKLSNVAAAAHAPFIAAASPRLFDMTSFTELAIPRDLSKIFESQELIKWRAFRESEDSRYVSLVLPHFLLRLPYGPDTLPVEGINYVEDVNGTDHSKYLWGNAAWTLAQRITEAFAKYGWCAAIRGAEGGGAVEGLPAHTFRTSSGDLSLKCPTEVAITDRREKELNDLGFISLCHKKNSDVAVFFGGQTTNKAKLYNTNEANANARISAMLPYVLAASRFAHYLKVIMRDKVGSFMTRDNVQTYLNNWIADYVLINDNAPQEIKAQYPLREARVDVTEVAGKPGAYKATVFLRPHFQLEELTASIRLVATLPPPVAA; from the coding sequence ATGCCTGCTTCATCCAGCGCTCAAACCAGCGAGAGCACGACCCAGACCCTGTCCTTGCTGGACAAGATCATCGCCGAAGGCCGCATGGCCCACGACGACAGCCAGCAAGACTACGCCCGCGACATGCTGGCCGAATTCGCTACCCAGGTCCTCGACGAAGGCATGGCCATCGACAAGGACACGGTGGCAATGATCAACGACCGCATCAGCCAGATCGACGAGTTGATCAGCGCCCAGCTCAACGAAGTGCTGCACCACCCCGACCTGCAAAAACTCGAAGCCTCCTGGCGCGGCCTGCACTTGCTGGTGCAGAACACCGAAACCAGCACCCGGCTGAAATTGCGCCTGCTCAACGTCACGCAGAAAGAACTGCAGAACGACCTGGAAAAAGCCGTCGAATTCGACCAAAGCGCGCTGTTCAAGAAGATCTACGAGGAAGAATACGGCACCTTCGGCGGGCACCCGTTCAGCCTGCTGGTGGGCGACTACACCTTTGGCCGGCATCCGCAGGACATCGGCCTGCTGGAAAAACTCTCGAACGTCGCCGCCGCCGCGCACGCCCCGTTCATTGCCGCCGCCAGCCCGCGGTTGTTCGACATGACCAGCTTCACCGAACTGGCGATCCCCCGAGACCTGTCGAAGATTTTCGAGAGCCAGGAACTGATCAAGTGGCGCGCCTTTCGCGAAAGCGAAGACTCGCGCTACGTGTCCCTGGTGTTGCCGCACTTCCTGCTGCGCCTGCCGTACGGTCCGGACACGCTGCCGGTGGAAGGCATCAACTACGTCGAAGACGTCAACGGCACCGACCACAGCAAATACCTGTGGGGCAATGCCGCCTGGACGCTGGCGCAACGGATCACCGAAGCTTTCGCCAAATATGGCTGGTGCGCGGCGATTCGCGGGGCCGAAGGCGGTGGCGCGGTCGAAGGCCTGCCGGCCCACACCTTCCGCACCAGTTCCGGGGACCTGTCGCTCAAATGCCCGACCGAAGTGGCGATCACCGACCGTCGTGAAAAAGAGCTCAACGATCTGGGCTTCATCTCCTTGTGCCACAAGAAAAACAGCGACGTGGCGGTGTTCTTCGGCGGCCAGACCACCAACAAGGCCAAGCTCTACAACACCAACGAGGCCAACGCCAACGCGCGGATCTCGGCGATGTTGCCGTATGTGCTGGCGGCTTCGCGTTTCGCCCATTATCTGAAGGTGATCATGCGCGACAAGGTCGGCAGTTTCATGACCCGCGACAACGTGCAGACCTACCTCAACAACTGGATCGCCGACTATGTGCTGATCAACGACAACGCGCCGCAAGAGATCAAGGCGCAGTACCCATTGCGTGAAGCACGGGTGGACGTGACGGAAGTGGCCGGCAAGCCCGGCGCCTACAAGGCCACGGTGTTCCTGCGGCCGCACTTCCAGCTGGAGGAACTGACTGCCTCGATCCGCCTGGTGGCGACCCTGCCGCCACCAGTGGCGGCCTGA
- a CDS encoding Hcp family type VI secretion system effector → MDAIILDLGGDIKGDSLLEGFTDKIEVMSYSHNVAMQVTNDVSNSERTSGRPHIGEFTLTKFVDSSTPTLNEYCCAGKPIPQAVITIGRNAAEGSGKLMPFIIYTLTNVVLSNVSVSGGTGGKPVETLSLNFTKIKWELTAQKDDGTKEGTAGTTWDLAANKMTK, encoded by the coding sequence ATGGATGCAATCATTCTCGACCTCGGCGGCGACATCAAGGGCGACAGCCTGTTGGAAGGGTTCACGGACAAGATCGAGGTCATGTCCTACAGCCATAACGTGGCAATGCAGGTCACCAACGACGTCAGCAACTCGGAACGCACCTCCGGCCGGCCCCACATCGGCGAATTCACCCTGACCAAATTCGTCGACAGCTCCACCCCCACCCTCAATGAGTATTGCTGCGCCGGCAAGCCAATCCCGCAAGCCGTCATCACCATCGGCCGCAACGCCGCCGAAGGCAGCGGCAAACTCATGCCGTTCATCATCTACACCCTGACCAACGTCGTGCTGTCCAACGTCAGTGTCAGCGGCGGCACTGGCGGCAAGCCAGTGGAAACCCTGTCGCTGAACTTCACCAAAATCAAATGGGAGCTCACCGCGCAGAAAGACGACGGTACCAAGGAAGGCACGGCGGGCACGACCTGGGACCTGGCCGCCAACAAAATGACCAAGTAA